A portion of the Intestinibacillus sp. Marseille-P6563 genome contains these proteins:
- a CDS encoding aminotransferase class I/II-fold pyridoxal phosphate-dependent enzyme — protein sequence MVNYSDLYSERVKIVKPSGIRKFFDIVATMDGAISLGVGEPDFETPWQIRRAGILSLEKGKTFYTSNWGLAELREEIAKNIERKYGLTYDPQKEVLVTVGGSEAIDNALRAFVGPGDEVLIPEPSFVCYTPLTIMAGGTPVALPTVAEDEFKLTPERLRAAITPRTKMLVLPFPNNPTGAIMNREELEAIAAVLRDTNILVLSDEIYCDLTYQGKHVCFAELDGMKERTIVVGGFSKSYAMTGWRLGWAMGPREMMAPICKIHQFGIMSAPTTAQFAGIEAMRSGEDDVQRMRLQYDMRRRYLVDELRSMGLDCFEPMGAFYVFPSIRSTGLSSEEFANRLLEDQKVAVVPGNAFGESGEGHVRISYSYSMAHLREAMTRMRKFLEKL from the coding sequence ATGGTAAACTATTCCGACCTCTATTCGGAACGGGTCAAAATTGTCAAGCCTTCGGGCATTCGTAAATTTTTTGACATCGTTGCGACCATGGATGGGGCAATCTCGCTCGGTGTGGGCGAGCCGGACTTTGAAACCCCCTGGCAGATTCGCCGGGCGGGCATCCTGTCGCTGGAAAAGGGCAAAACCTTCTATACATCCAACTGGGGCCTGGCCGAACTGCGTGAGGAGATCGCCAAGAACATCGAACGCAAATATGGCCTGACCTATGACCCGCAAAAAGAAGTGCTGGTCACCGTCGGCGGCAGCGAAGCCATCGACAATGCGCTGCGCGCTTTTGTCGGACCCGGGGATGAAGTCCTCATCCCGGAGCCCAGCTTTGTGTGCTATACGCCGCTTACGATCATGGCAGGCGGTACACCGGTAGCTTTGCCGACCGTGGCCGAGGACGAATTTAAGCTGACACCCGAGCGGTTGCGCGCGGCCATTACGCCGCGCACCAAAATGCTCGTGCTGCCCTTCCCGAACAACCCCACCGGGGCCATCATGAACCGGGAAGAGCTGGAAGCCATTGCCGCCGTTTTGCGGGACACCAATATTCTGGTGCTCAGCGACGAGATTTACTGCGACCTGACCTACCAGGGCAAGCATGTCTGCTTTGCCGAACTGGACGGCATGAAGGAGCGCACGATCGTGGTCGGCGGTTTCTCCAAATCCTATGCCATGACCGGCTGGCGTCTGGGCTGGGCGATGGGCCCGCGCGAAATGATGGCGCCCATCTGCAAGATTCACCAGTTTGGCATCATGTCTGCCCCGACGACCGCCCAGTTTGCGGGCATAGAAGCCATGCGTTCGGGTGAGGACGATGTGCAGCGCATGCGCCTGCAATATGATATGCGCCGCCGCTATCTGGTAGATGAACTGCGCAGCATGGGGTTGGACTGCTTTGAACCCATGGGGGCGTTTTATGTTTTCCCGTCGATCCGGTCGACCGGGCTGTCGAGCGAGGAATTTGCCAATCGGCTGCTGGAAGACCAGAAGGTCGCGGTCGTACCCGGCAACGCCTTTGGCGAGAGCGGGGAAGGACATGTGCGCATCTCGTACTCCTATTCCATGGCGCATCTGCGCGAAGCGATGACCCGCATGCGCAAGTTCCTGGAAAAGCTTTAA
- a CDS encoding Lrp/AsnC family transcriptional regulator, translated as MKYKDKILAMLDQDGRLTAAQIARMLDASEEEIAAEIAELERANIILGYKAMIDWDKTAEEMVTAQIEVRITPQKGMGFDEIARQICSHPQVQSAYLMSGGFDLTIIIVGKTLREISQFVSENLAPMESVISTSTHFILKKYKDQGVEYDPSASDTREVMITW; from the coding sequence ATGAAGTACAAAGATAAAATTCTGGCCATGCTCGATCAGGACGGTCGCCTGACCGCCGCGCAGATCGCCCGGATGCTGGACGCATCCGAAGAAGAGATCGCAGCCGAGATCGCGGAACTGGAACGTGCCAATATTATTTTAGGGTATAAGGCTATGATCGATTGGGATAAGACCGCCGAAGAAATGGTCACCGCCCAGATCGAAGTGCGCATCACCCCGCAGAAGGGCATGGGGTTTGATGAAATTGCCCGCCAGATCTGTTCGCATCCCCAGGTGCAGAGCGCCTATCTGATGTCGGGCGGCTTTGACCTGACGATCATCATCGTCGGCAAGACCCTGCGCGAAATTTCGCAGTTTGTATCCGAGAATCTGGCGCCGATGGAAAGCGTCATCTCGACCTCCACCCACTTTATCTTGAAGAAATACAAGGATCAGGGCGTGGAATATGACCCGTCGGCATCCGATACGAGAGAGGTAATGATCACATGGTAA
- a CDS encoding DUF2461 domain-containing protein has product MKELEFTGFDPQGLDLLIENRLMNSKDFYEAHKAEIRQRAVEPFHALCQRMAPAMLEIDPLFVTVPSRMVSRVRRDTRYTKDKTLYRANLWLFFRRPKMQYETVPFYYMEVTPDYWGYGCYGGFSPAEMALAREMIVQEDKLFLDAYQAAKNCPEFTLDGELYKRPRVPDAPEAYQPWLNRKHLGLQFSEYNDYSPLWDGSFVEPMLESFRRIAPFYRFVAALYERTRGNEAVR; this is encoded by the coding sequence ATGAAGGAACTTGAATTTACCGGATTCGACCCGCAAGGGCTGGATCTGCTCATTGAAAACCGGCTGATGAACAGCAAGGATTTTTATGAGGCGCACAAGGCCGAGATCCGCCAGCGGGCGGTCGAACCGTTCCATGCCCTGTGCCAGCGCATGGCGCCCGCGATGCTCGAGATCGATCCCCTGTTTGTCACTGTCCCCTCGCGCATGGTGTCCCGTGTGCGACGGGATACCCGCTATACCAAGGACAAGACCTTATACCGCGCCAATTTGTGGCTCTTTTTCCGGCGGCCCAAGATGCAGTATGAAACCGTCCCCTTTTATTATATGGAAGTCACGCCGGATTATTGGGGCTATGGCTGCTATGGCGGCTTTTCCCCGGCCGAAATGGCGCTGGCCCGCGAAATGATCGTGCAGGAAGACAAGCTGTTTTTGGACGCCTATCAGGCGGCAAAAAATTGCCCAGAGTTTACACTCGACGGGGAACTGTATAAGCGGCCCCGTGTGCCCGACGCCCCTGAAGCCTATCAGCCCTGGCTCAACCGCAAGCATCTGGGACTGCAATTTTCCGAATACAACGACTATTCCCCCTTGTGGGACGGGTCGTTTGTCGAACCTATGCTGGAAAGCTTCCGGCGTATCGCGCCGTTCTACCGCTTTGTCGCAGCGCTGTATGAGCGCACCCGCGGAAATGAGGCGGTACGATGA
- a CDS encoding 3'-5' exonuclease, translating into MNYTAIDFETGNAYYTSACSIGVSVFENNQPVRQYVRLIRPPDEVGAFHWYNIKIHGIRRAQVEQEPTFGELWPLLRPDLEDHILVCHNAMFDTAVLRKCLEFYNIPVPNFQYICTVKVSQKLWPDLENHKLDTVAAFLDIPLNHHEAGSDAHAAGLILQNALQQTGCPSVKALAERLDIRLGEIGPQGHLSCSSAKKKPSPRTSRGSKSTTHFSKRSGSI; encoded by the coding sequence ATGAATTACACAGCCATTGATTTTGAAACCGGCAATGCCTACTACACCAGCGCGTGTTCGATCGGTGTATCGGTGTTTGAAAACAACCAGCCGGTGCGGCAATATGTTCGCCTCATTCGTCCGCCTGACGAAGTGGGCGCCTTTCACTGGTACAACATCAAGATTCATGGCATCCGCCGTGCGCAAGTCGAACAGGAGCCGACCTTCGGAGAATTATGGCCCCTGCTGCGGCCGGACCTGGAAGACCATATTCTGGTCTGTCACAATGCCATGTTCGATACCGCCGTACTGCGCAAATGCCTGGAATTTTACAACATCCCGGTCCCGAACTTTCAGTACATCTGCACGGTCAAAGTTTCGCAAAAGCTGTGGCCTGATCTGGAAAACCACAAGCTGGATACAGTCGCAGCCTTCCTCGACATTCCCCTAAACCATCACGAAGCTGGGTCGGATGCCCATGCGGCAGGACTGATCCTACAAAATGCGTTGCAGCAGACCGGCTGCCCCAGCGTTAAGGCCCTGGCGGAACGGCTGGATATCCGGCTGGGGGAGATCGGCCCACAAGGTCATCTTTCTTGCAGCAGCGCCAAAAAGAAACCCTCTCCCCGCACTTCGCGCGGAAGCAAATCCACGACTCATTTTTCAAAAAGGAGCGGATCGATATGA
- a CDS encoding AI-2E family transporter — translation MKKSFQSPYFKWGLTAFIVIVACICFFFSIFKMQGLFLAIQNFIGILKPFIYGAVVAYFMLPVYNLLVRKLHPLFKRVFKSPKRASSWTKMISSIASVFLLLALISALLSMVLPQLATSIFSLSNSLPEYMNEVPAWLENLLKDSPGIRDNFMKLYVQFSDWMLDWMKDDMLPKLIGVMGGGLLGTLTMLKNVVVGIIIAIYMLCSKDLFAAQTKKLAYSIFSTEHANLFIKNMRFIHHVFGGFITGKLLDSLIIGMITFVAMNLLNMPYIVLISVVIGVTNFIPFFGPFIGAIPCSLLVLMIDPIQCIYFILFILILQQFDGNILGPKILGDSTGLSSFWVMFAILVAGGLFGFVGMVIGVPLFAVLYSLISSLAHRSLQDKDLPTQTVRYFHVDYIDPETHRPVPFPTEKPSEETGVSLKRKPRRSRRSDEEKKK, via the coding sequence ATGAAAAAATCTTTCCAAAGCCCGTATTTTAAATGGGGGCTGACTGCTTTTATCGTCATTGTTGCCTGCATCTGCTTCTTTTTCTCGATTTTTAAGATGCAGGGCCTTTTTTTGGCAATCCAAAACTTTATCGGCATTTTGAAACCGTTCATCTATGGCGCAGTTGTCGCCTACTTCATGCTGCCGGTCTATAATCTGCTGGTGCGCAAACTGCATCCGCTGTTCAAACGGGTGTTCAAATCCCCCAAGCGCGCCTCGTCTTGGACAAAAATGATTTCCAGTATCGCCAGCGTATTTTTGCTGCTCGCTCTGATCAGTGCACTGCTGTCCATGGTCTTGCCGCAGCTGGCGACCAGTATTTTTAGTCTGAGTAACTCGCTTCCGGAGTACATGAACGAAGTACCGGCGTGGCTGGAAAATCTGCTCAAAGATAGTCCCGGCATTCGTGATAACTTCATGAAGCTCTATGTGCAGTTTTCCGACTGGATGCTCGACTGGATGAAGGATGACATGTTGCCCAAGCTGATCGGCGTCATGGGCGGCGGCTTGCTGGGCACGCTGACCATGCTCAAGAATGTTGTCGTGGGCATCATCATTGCGATCTATATGCTGTGCAGCAAAGATTTGTTTGCCGCCCAGACCAAAAAACTCGCATACAGCATATTCAGCACCGAGCACGCCAACCTGTTTATCAAAAACATGCGGTTTATCCACCATGTGTTTGGCGGGTTCATCACCGGCAAACTGCTCGACTCGCTGATTATCGGCATGATTACCTTTGTGGCCATGAATCTGCTCAATATGCCGTACATTGTGCTCATCAGCGTGGTGATTGGCGTGACCAACTTTATTCCGTTCTTTGGCCCGTTCATTGGCGCCATTCCCTGCTCGCTGCTGGTGCTGATGATCGATCCCATCCAGTGCATCTACTTCATTCTCTTTATTCTGATTCTTCAGCAGTTTGACGGCAATATTCTGGGTCCCAAAATTTTGGGCGACTCGACCGGCTTGTCCAGCTTCTGGGTCATGTTTGCGATTTTGGTGGCCGGCGGTCTGTTTGGCTTTGTCGGCATGGTCATTGGCGTACCGCTCTTTGCCGTGCTGTACAGCCTGATTTCCAGCCTGGCCCATCGCTCTTTGCAGGACAAAGATCTTCCTACCCAGACCGTGCGGTATTTCCATGTGGATTATATCGATCCGGAAACCCATCGCCCGGTGCCCTTCCCCACGGAAAAGCCCTCGGAAGAAACTGGCGTATCCCTAAAGCGAAAGCCGCGCCGCTCCCGCCGGTCGGATGAGGAGAAAAAGAAATGA
- a CDS encoding Ada metal-binding domain-containing protein: MKSLLAWVPAALLLLFGIGRTIAAPEQPLPTEPIPVQMTVGQSVEITFDQAPDAGDGYSSDPSIVEIQKHAQKDEQAVYELTAHAVGSASIACTTEGSPSYAISVVAPEEPPVPAATSGAYVASKSGSKYHLPSCSSAKQIKTENQVFFQTPQQAEEQGYAPCARCLGA; encoded by the coding sequence ATGAAATCCCTGCTTGCCTGGGTCCCCGCAGCGCTCCTGCTGCTGTTTGGGATCGGCCGGACGATTGCAGCCCCGGAGCAGCCACTTCCCACGGAGCCAATCCCCGTACAAATGACGGTGGGGCAAAGTGTAGAGATCACCTTTGACCAGGCCCCGGATGCCGGAGACGGATACAGCAGCGACCCTTCGATCGTGGAGATACAGAAGCATGCTCAAAAGGATGAGCAGGCCGTATACGAGCTGACCGCCCATGCGGTCGGCTCGGCTTCCATCGCCTGCACGACTGAAGGCTCTCCCTCATACGCAATCAGTGTGGTGGCACCGGAGGAACCGCCGGTCCCTGCGGCAACCAGCGGAGCATATGTTGCCAGCAAATCGGGCAGCAAATACCATCTGCCGTCTTGTTCCTCTGCCAAGCAGATCAAGACCGAAAATCAGGTGTTTTTCCAAACGCCGCAGCAAGCCGAAGAACAGGGGTATGCCCCCTGCGCCCGCTGTCTGGGCGCATAA
- a CDS encoding DUF6017 domain-containing protein, translating to MAVFRIEKTRDYTVMANHHPRNTALSLKAKGLLSLMLSLPEDWDYTTKGLARICRDGVDSICATVRELEDAGYIIRERVRNANGRLGSIEYTILEQPRPPEPKPGKPERENPVQVKPVLDSPALGKPEQEKPAQLNTKVSSKQGSKTDSLSTEGSNPIQSIPQTPAGGRRTGRDWMQERENYRELILENIEYDYLCRDDRLDRDMLNELVELMVDTVCSRRETIRIAGDDYPAEVVKSRFLKLNSSHIEYVLDRMRENTTYVRNIKKYLLAALYNAPATIDSYYASLVNHDLYGSGERR from the coding sequence ATGGCGGTATTTCGCATTGAGAAAACCCGTGACTACACGGTGATGGCAAACCACCATCCGCGGAACACGGCGCTGTCGCTGAAAGCGAAGGGGCTGCTGTCCCTCATGTTGTCCTTGCCGGAGGATTGGGATTACACCACCAAAGGTCTTGCACGGATATGCCGGGATGGAGTGGACAGCATTTGCGCTACGGTCCGGGAGCTGGAGGATGCGGGGTACATTATTCGTGAAAGAGTCCGTAACGCCAACGGACGGCTCGGCAGCATCGAGTACACGATTTTGGAGCAGCCCAGGCCGCCGGAACCTAAACCGGGAAAACCTGAACGGGAAAATCCAGTTCAGGTAAAACCAGTCTTGGATTCTCCTGCCTTGGGAAAACCTGAACAGGAAAAACCCGCACAATTAAATACTAAAGTATCAAGTAAACAAGGATCAAAAACTGATTCATTAAGTACAGAAGGATCAAATCCTATCCAATCAATCCCCCAAACCCCCGCAGGGGGCAGACGGACTGGACGGGACTGGATGCAGGAGCGAGAGAACTATCGGGAACTGATTTTGGAGAATATCGAGTATGACTATCTATGCCGGGATGACCGGCTGGACCGGGATATGCTGAATGAATTGGTTGAGCTCATGGTGGATACCGTCTGTTCCCGCAGGGAGACGATCCGCATTGCCGGGGACGACTATCCGGCGGAGGTGGTCAAATCCCGGTTCCTGAAGCTGAACAGTTCCCACATCGAGTATGTGCTGGATCGTATGCGGGAGAACACCACCTATGTCCGCAATATCAAGAAATATCTGCTGGCTGCCCTGTATAACGCCCCGGCCACCATCGACAGCTACTATGCGTCCCTGGTGAACCACGATCTGTACGGCAGCGGAGAAAGGAGATGA
- a CDS encoding PcfB family protein: MQEEVTQRTVALCVEATRLSAGMLQQAMKKVLDEMQKGVTGHKTKLHHGKQTLRQLMKHNTGVSNIEITDQNIRAFSATAKKYGIDFALKKDTSGEIPRYLVFFKGRDADVITAAFREFSAKNLEKEKKPSIRKALDQAKQQAKAQHRQREKVKTKDRGVEL, encoded by the coding sequence ATGCAGGAAGAAGTCACCCAGCGCACCGTTGCCCTCTGCGTGGAGGCCACCAGGCTCTCCGCCGGGATGCTGCAACAGGCCATGAAAAAAGTGCTGGACGAGATGCAGAAAGGAGTAACCGGCCACAAGACCAAGCTGCACCACGGCAAGCAGACCCTCCGACAGCTTATGAAGCACAACACCGGCGTTTCCAACATCGAGATCACCGACCAGAACATCCGGGCCTTTTCCGCCACCGCCAAGAAGTACGGCATTGACTTTGCTCTGAAAAAGGACACCAGCGGCGAGATACCCCGCTACCTGGTGTTCTTCAAGGGCCGGGATGCCGACGTCATCACGGCGGCCTTCCGGGAGTTCTCCGCAAAGAACCTGGAGAAAGAGAAAAAGCCCTCCATCCGCAAGGCGCTGGACCAGGCGAAACAACAGGCCAAAGCCCAGCATCGCCAGCGGGAGAAGGTCAAAACTAAAGACCGGGGTGTGGAATTATGA
- a CDS encoding IS110 family transposase: protein MVVSVGIDVSKNKHDCFIVSSEGEVLADVFTIPNNMDGFDALLEKIRACTTPQDKIKVGLEATGHYSYNILGFLLDNGLATYVLNPLRTNLYRKSLSLRKTKTDRVDARTIAAMLLSDVGLKPYTNTAYHNEELKSLTRYRFDKVKERAKLKSSISRLVCILFPELEKLVSSLHLATVYALLEEFPGSKQIAKAHLTRLKTLLGNASKGRYGRDMAVTIRSAAQNSVGSCMPAKSLELQHTIRLIRELDAEIAEIEAEIETMMDKIQSPIITIPGMGFRMAAMILAEIGDFSRFESPDKLLAYAGMSPSTYQSGQLKNCYPHMEKRGSRYLRYALYNAAKYVCHWDPTFAAYLAKKRDEGKHYNVALSHATKKLVRLLFALERSRQPYCSLAA, encoded by the coding sequence ATGGTAGTTTCTGTTGGCATTGATGTCTCAAAAAACAAGCATGATTGCTTCATTGTAAGCTCAGAGGGTGAAGTCCTGGCGGATGTTTTTACTATCCCTAACAACATGGACGGTTTTGATGCTCTACTGGAAAAAATTCGAGCTTGTACTACACCGCAGGACAAAATAAAAGTAGGGCTTGAGGCAACCGGGCATTACAGCTACAACATTCTTGGGTTTCTTCTGGACAACGGTCTGGCCACCTATGTCTTGAATCCCCTACGCACGAACCTCTACCGGAAAAGTCTCAGCCTGCGAAAGACCAAGACCGACCGTGTAGATGCTCGAACCATTGCTGCTATGCTGTTATCCGATGTGGGCCTCAAACCCTACACGAATACAGCATATCACAACGAGGAACTAAAGTCACTCACCAGATACCGTTTTGACAAGGTGAAAGAACGAGCAAAGCTGAAAAGCTCAATTTCCAGACTGGTTTGCATTCTCTTCCCTGAACTGGAGAAGCTGGTGTCCTCTCTCCATTTGGCGACTGTCTACGCTCTGCTGGAAGAGTTTCCAGGTTCCAAACAGATTGCCAAGGCACACCTGACAAGGCTCAAAACCCTTTTGGGAAACGCCTCCAAAGGTCGCTACGGTCGGGATATGGCTGTTACTATCCGGAGCGCTGCTCAGAATTCTGTTGGGTCCTGTATGCCTGCCAAATCCCTGGAATTGCAACATACCATCCGGCTTATCCGTGAATTGGATGCTGAGATCGCTGAAATCGAGGCTGAAATTGAGACAATGATGGACAAGATACAGTCTCCCATTATAACTATCCCTGGCATGGGCTTTCGTATGGCTGCCATGATTCTTGCTGAAATCGGCGACTTCTCTCGGTTTGAGTCGCCGGACAAATTATTGGCCTACGCCGGAATGTCGCCTTCTACTTACCAGTCCGGGCAGCTCAAAAATTGCTATCCCCACATGGAGAAGCGTGGCTCTCGATACTTACGCTACGCTCTTTACAACGCAGCCAAGTATGTCTGTCACTGGGACCCAACCTTTGCTGCTTACCTTGCTAAGAAAAGAGATGAAGGCAAACACTACAATGTCGCACTTTCTCATGCCACCAAAAAGTTAGTTCGTCTGCTGTTTGCCCTGGAAAGATCCAGACAGCCTTATTGCAGCTTGGCGGCCTAA
- a CDS encoding TnpV protein — protein MEHLPKKTCQNGISYALVGDYYIPDLQLPEESRPIGIWGRMHKAYLEQCHPVRYNDLILTGKLWTYLSDLNEQAQNRLDCIIAQMKEVEGITEELKAQDQMAWVGAMNSIRNRAEEIVRHELIYNTKEVL, from the coding sequence ATGGAACACTTACCGAAGAAAACCTGTCAAAACGGCATCAGCTATGCGCTGGTCGGTGACTACTATATCCCCGACTTACAGCTGCCGGAGGAAAGCCGCCCCATTGGGATTTGGGGTCGTATGCACAAAGCCTATCTGGAGCAGTGCCATCCAGTCCGGTATAATGACCTGATCTTGACCGGCAAACTCTGGACATATCTGAGCGATTTGAACGAGCAGGCACAGAACCGGCTGGATTGTATCATTGCCCAGATGAAAGAAGTTGAGGGAATCACAGAGGAATTGAAAGCCCAAGATCAGATGGCATGGGTCGGAGCCATGAACAGCATCCGAAACCGTGCGGAGGAAATTGTCCGTCACGAACTGATCTATAATACAAAAGAGGTGCTGTGA
- a CDS encoding DUF6809 family protein: MVLDDLYCGNIYPAEQVVPHEKEYRKLHRHTGELLTELEEKLSKEQMELVNQFHTHVIDVHCMELEAHFQYGFSLGVMLMQEVYALLENDKDNY, translated from the coding sequence ATGGTGTTAGATGACTTATATTGTGGTAATATCTACCCCGCAGAACAAGTAGTTCCTCATGAAAAAGAATACCGCAAGCTACATAGGCACACCGGAGAGCTGCTTACCGAGTTAGAGGAAAAACTTTCTAAAGAGCAGATGGAGCTGGTCAACCAGTTTCACACTCATGTGATTGATGTTCACTGTATGGAGTTAGAAGCACACTTTCAGTACGGATTTTCTTTGGGGGTAATGCTGATGCAAGAAGTCTATGCGCTTTTGGAAAACGACAAGGACAATTATTGA
- a CDS encoding helix-turn-helix domain-containing protein, translated as MAVQYNKLFKMMIDRKMTNNQLAKQAGISLNIITRLKRDEYIAMQTIEKICIALDCGVDDILEFIPESQQ; from the coding sequence ATGGCAGTTCAGTATAATAAGCTATTTAAGATGATGATCGACCGGAAAATGACCAATAATCAGTTGGCTAAACAAGCAGGAATCAGTTTGAACATTATTACCCGTCTGAAGCGGGATGAATATATTGCCATGCAGACCATTGAGAAAATCTGTATTGCTCTGGACTGCGGTGTAGATGATATTCTTGAGTTTATCCCGGAGTCCCAACAATGA
- a CDS encoding tetratricopeptide repeat protein: protein MVDSKELNSYQNKLIDVYGQLDFSKESDFKKCRNIVTSASPLFHDKLQSQYCDLLLDSLTMGYLRYSELIKYNVTSDPCFVEYRNAVKQLPEHDPIKQIYFSVIDLLTGESGAINERLAQYVPAKVQCYLDQGEIMLCGDFIYCLVLPLKEGIPGMWSYLGQLLNRPGVGKGISEMCQALESVYYSAKNEDIADALLRVLQINDDIYLAKELLGYTYYNMQMWNNALSYLEQYEDVKDSTGIFYMDNIYFWMAWCYGKKRNYQLEEAYYRKTLDIFPEAENAMNNLGYSLFKQKKYHDAEEVFRKCLSQKRDIRYAANNLVRTYLALGQADKAKQFVHKSGYKVSKQLIARIERPQTTKKI from the coding sequence ATGGTAGATTCCAAGGAACTTAATTCCTATCAAAATAAACTTATCGATGTGTATGGTCAACTTGATTTTTCTAAAGAATCAGATTTTAAAAAATGCAGAAATATCGTAACCTCTGCATCGCCATTGTTCCATGATAAATTGCAGAGCCAATACTGCGACCTACTTTTAGACAGCTTAACAATGGGGTATCTGAGATATTCAGAGTTAATTAAATACAATGTTACTAGCGATCCTTGCTTTGTTGAGTATCGAAATGCTGTGAAGCAATTGCCAGAACATGATCCCATCAAGCAAATATATTTTTCCGTAATCGACCTGCTCACTGGAGAATCTGGAGCAATTAATGAAAGACTTGCACAATATGTACCCGCAAAAGTGCAGTGTTATTTAGATCAAGGCGAAATAATGTTATGTGGAGACTTTATTTATTGCCTAGTATTGCCTCTAAAAGAAGGCATTCCCGGAATGTGGAGTTATCTGGGGCAACTACTCAATAGGCCCGGAGTGGGTAAGGGAATTTCAGAAATGTGTCAGGCTTTAGAAAGCGTATATTACAGTGCGAAAAACGAAGATATTGCGGATGCACTGCTGAGAGTGTTGCAAATCAATGATGATATATATTTGGCCAAGGAACTGTTAGGGTATACTTATTACAATATGCAGATGTGGAATAATGCGCTTTCATATTTGGAGCAATATGAGGATGTGAAAGATTCCACAGGCATATTCTATATGGATAATATTTATTTCTGGATGGCCTGGTGCTATGGGAAAAAACGCAACTATCAGTTAGAAGAAGCGTATTATAGAAAAACATTAGATATTTTCCCAGAAGCAGAGAATGCCATGAACAATCTAGGATATAGCTTGTTCAAGCAGAAGAAATACCATGATGCAGAAGAAGTGTTCCGTAAGTGCTTGTCGCAAAAAAGAGACATCCGTTATGCGGCTAATAATCTTGTTCGTACTTATCTGGCATTAGGGCAAGCGGACAAAGCAAAACAATTTGTTCATAAAAGTGGGTATAAAGTATCAAAGCAACTTATTGCTAGGATTGAGCGCCCCCAGACGACAAAAAAAATATGA
- a CDS encoding endonuclease NucS domain-containing protein, translated as MDIDSQDSTANAPAINIGIKKHQFTSEKLLEDELVQRMEYGIPVFGLPLKVYQQRGVYGRQFILRTGRLDILATGDDNNLYVIELKKDSGYDDAYAQTKTYVEWVEADIAKPGQHVYGIICLNSPTDELQKKVKQDPQMKLFEYSISYTEI; from the coding sequence GTGGATATAGATTCCCAAGATAGTACAGCTAATGCTCCTGCTATTAACATTGGAATAAAAAAACATCAATTTACCAGTGAAAAACTACTTGAAGATGAACTGGTTCAGAGAATGGAGTATGGCATTCCAGTTTTTGGGCTTCCGCTAAAGGTCTATCAGCAAAGGGGTGTGTACGGCAGACAATTTATTCTTCGTACTGGTAGACTTGATATTTTGGCAACAGGTGATGACAATAATCTGTATGTGATTGAGTTGAAAAAAGACTCGGGTTACGATGATGCCTATGCCCAAACCAAAACATATGTCGAGTGGGTAGAAGCGGACATTGCAAAACCCGGACAACATGTTTACGGGATCATTTGTCTAAATAGCCCTACTGATGAACTTCAAAAAAAAGTCAAGCAAGACCCACAGATGAAGCTTTTTGAGTACAGTATTTCATACACTGAAATTTGA